The following proteins come from a genomic window of Paenibacillus spongiae:
- a CDS encoding glycoside hydrolase family 3 N-terminal domain-containing protein, producing the protein MTLTEKIAQLLQLAPAFYEGADSAGQITGPLEGMGITEETVHHAGSVLGLGGAEEAIAIQDAHIRNHRLSIPLVAMADVIHGYRTIFPVPLALGSSWNLELAQRSAAIAAKEASVAGIHVTFSPMADLTRDPRWGRVMESTGEDPWLNSLFARAFVRGYQGVDLSKEPYKLAACIKHFAAYGAAEGGRDYNTVDMSEWMRREYYMPSYRAALEEGCEMVMTAFNTVDGVPATGNRRLMRDMLRDEWGFDGVLISDWGAVKEMIPHGVAEDERECALKAIEAGVDIEMMTPCYVHHLQELVESGEVDEALIDEAVMRILKLKRKLGLFENPHRYADPAMEREILLSGEHRAAAHEAALKSCVLLKNEAMLPLSKTAKVALIGPFALSDDLLGPWSCMGVREEAVTLNQGMLAIAGQSQVSAASCGVESMTDQELAAMLAAAREADVVVLALGESSEMSGEAGCRADIRLPGMQLELVKQVKALGKPVAVVLFNGRPLDLHGVLEEADAVLEAWYPGSNGGAAVAELLYGVVNPSGRLTMSFPHSVGQVPVYYNSFNTGRPQGAPDAQVRYVSQYLDIPNEPLLPFGYGLSYADFQYGEAVLSANELNADSKLQLSVRVTNAGRLEGEETVQLYIRDIAGETVRPLRELKAFEKTALMPGESKDIVFEITEEMLRYHHSDLQYKSDPGQFMVMVGPNSRDVQELKFVLKA; encoded by the coding sequence ATGACATTAACCGAGAAGATTGCGCAGCTTCTGCAGCTTGCGCCTGCATTCTACGAAGGGGCGGACAGCGCCGGCCAGATTACAGGCCCGCTGGAAGGCATGGGCATAACGGAGGAGACCGTCCATCATGCGGGCTCCGTGCTTGGACTGGGCGGAGCGGAGGAAGCCATCGCGATTCAGGATGCCCATATCCGCAATCACCGGTTATCCATACCGCTCGTTGCGATGGCCGATGTCATCCACGGCTACCGGACCATCTTCCCTGTGCCGCTGGCGCTGGGCAGCTCCTGGAACCTTGAGCTGGCGCAGCGCTCCGCGGCGATCGCGGCGAAGGAAGCGTCCGTGGCCGGCATTCACGTTACCTTCTCGCCGATGGCGGACTTGACGCGCGATCCCCGCTGGGGAAGGGTAATGGAGTCGACGGGCGAAGACCCGTGGCTTAACAGCCTGTTTGCGCGCGCGTTCGTGCGCGGTTACCAGGGCGTGGATTTGTCGAAGGAACCGTACAAGCTGGCGGCTTGCATCAAGCATTTCGCGGCTTACGGCGCTGCTGAAGGGGGCCGGGATTACAATACGGTCGATATGTCGGAATGGATGAGGCGCGAATATTATATGCCTTCTTACCGTGCCGCGCTAGAGGAAGGCTGCGAGATGGTGATGACCGCCTTCAATACGGTGGACGGCGTTCCGGCGACGGGCAACCGCAGACTGATGAGAGACATGCTTCGCGATGAATGGGGCTTCGACGGCGTTCTAATCTCCGATTGGGGCGCGGTGAAGGAGATGATTCCCCACGGCGTCGCGGAGGACGAGCGGGAATGCGCGCTCAAAGCGATTGAAGCCGGCGTCGACATCGAGATGATGACGCCGTGTTACGTTCACCACCTGCAGGAGCTGGTGGAGAGCGGGGAAGTGGACGAAGCGCTTATCGACGAAGCAGTCATGCGCATTCTGAAGCTGAAGCGCAAGCTGGGACTGTTCGAAAATCCGCATCGTTATGCTGATCCTGCGATGGAGCGTGAAATTCTCCTTAGCGGCGAACACCGTGCGGCGGCCCACGAGGCTGCGCTTAAGTCATGCGTACTGCTCAAGAATGAAGCCATGCTGCCGCTCTCGAAGACGGCGAAGGTGGCGCTGATCGGTCCGTTCGCGCTCAGCGATGACTTGCTCGGGCCATGGTCTTGCATGGGCGTAAGGGAAGAAGCCGTTACGCTGAACCAGGGCATGCTCGCCATTGCGGGCCAATCGCAAGTGTCGGCGGCAAGCTGCGGTGTAGAGAGCATGACGGATCAGGAGCTTGCGGCTATGCTCGCTGCCGCCCGTGAAGCCGACGTTGTCGTGCTGGCGCTGGGCGAAAGCTCGGAGATGAGCGGCGAGGCGGGATGCCGGGCCGATATCCGTCTGCCCGGCATGCAGCTGGAGCTGGTGAAGCAAGTGAAAGCACTGGGCAAGCCGGTGGCCGTCGTGCTGTTCAACGGCAGGCCGCTTGATCTTCATGGCGTGCTGGAAGAAGCGGACGCCGTGCTGGAAGCTTGGTATCCCGGCAGCAACGGCGGCGCCGCGGTGGCGGAGCTGCTCTACGGCGTGGTGAATCCGTCCGGCCGTCTGACGATGAGCTTCCCGCATTCCGTGGGACAGGTGCCGGTGTACTATAACAGCTTCAACACAGGAAGACCGCAAGGGGCACCGGATGCTCAGGTGCGCTACGTATCGCAGTATCTGGATATCCCGAACGAGCCGCTGCTGCCGTTCGGATATGGTCTAAGCTATGCCGACTTCCAATACGGGGAAGCCGTCTTGTCGGCTAACGAGCTAAACGCTGACAGCAAGCTCCAGCTGTCCGTTCGGGTAACGAACGCCGGCAGACTCGAGGGCGAAGAAACCGTTCAGCTCTACATTCGCGACATAGCGGGGGAGACTGTCCGGCCGCTGCGCGAGCTGAAGGCCTTCGAGAAAACGGCGCTCATGCCGGGAGAAAGCAAGGATATCGTGTTTGAGATTACGGAGGAGATGCTTCGGTATCACCATTCGGATTTGCAATATAAGAGCGATCCGGGACAGTTCATGGTCATGGTCGGTCCGAACAGCCGTGATGTGCAGGAGCTTAAGTTTGTTTTGAAAGCATAG
- a CDS encoding carbohydrate ABC transporter permease, with product MKSFLNKQAPYVFIAPTLILLALFSLVPILVALVISFTDMDLGGLANFENIKFIGFTNYVEVLADPVFLKAIFNTLFYVIIGVPLVVLCSLTIALLINLGTSRIFKAFRVVYYLPSVTNIVAVAVVWSYLYNPSIGLFNYLLNLVGLPDVPWLTEPTTAKLSLILLALWKSIGLNMIIFIAALQGIPKSYYEAAQLDGANVWQQVTQITVPMLRFAIFFVSITTMIGWLQFFEEPFVMTNGGPLDGTLSVALFIYQNGFKFNNFGYAAAGSFVLFVCIIAITLVQLKMQKNESDMT from the coding sequence ATGAAGAGTTTTCTGAATAAACAAGCGCCTTATGTATTTATCGCACCGACATTGATTCTGCTCGCCCTGTTCTCCCTCGTTCCGATCCTGGTTGCGCTCGTAATCAGTTTCACCGATATGGACCTTGGAGGATTGGCGAATTTCGAAAACATCAAGTTTATCGGCTTTACCAACTATGTTGAAGTGCTGGCGGACCCCGTATTTCTGAAGGCGATCTTCAATACGCTCTTCTACGTTATCATCGGCGTGCCGCTTGTTGTTCTATGTTCGTTAACTATCGCTTTGTTGATCAATTTGGGCACGTCCCGGATTTTCAAAGCCTTTCGCGTTGTCTATTATCTCCCTTCCGTGACGAACATCGTGGCCGTGGCGGTTGTTTGGAGTTACCTTTATAATCCGTCGATCGGCCTGTTCAACTACCTGCTGAATCTTGTGGGATTGCCGGATGTGCCGTGGCTGACGGAACCGACCACCGCCAAGCTTTCGCTGATCCTCCTTGCGTTATGGAAGTCGATCGGCCTGAACATGATTATCTTCATCGCGGCGCTTCAAGGCATTCCGAAGTCCTATTACGAAGCCGCGCAGCTTGACGGAGCGAACGTATGGCAGCAGGTGACGCAAATTACGGTTCCGATGCTGCGGTTTGCGATTTTCTTCGTATCCATTACGACGATGATCGGCTGGCTGCAGTTCTTCGAGGAGCCGTTCGTCATGACCAATGGCGGTCCGCTTGACGGTACGTTGTCCGTCGCGTTGTTTATTTACCAGAACGGCTTCAAATTCAACAACTTCGGATACGCGGCTGCCGGATCCTTCGTGCTGTTCGTGTGCATCATTGCCATTACGCTTGTTCAGCTGAAGATGCAAAAAAATGAGTCGGACATGACTTGA
- a CDS encoding carbohydrate ABC transporter permease has product MSSTTATKNGKERRGSSFQWISGIVLAIGGIFFLLPFFWMILSSFKPENEIASVPPTLWPETWTLHNFKYLFQNMNFDVYLVNTLIVVAFSFVGLFLNAVAGFGFAKYDFKGRNVLFVLVLATMMIPSQVTMIPVYLILNSLGLTNTMIGIVLPGLVGAFAIFLFRQFMSTIPTELLEATRLDGASEYRIFLQIVLPISKPIIAVQAILTFIAGWNSFLWPLIIANDEKLYTLSVGLSLLKGQYAGNYGLQMAGAAFMVVPVIILFTYFQKHIIENFSISGMK; this is encoded by the coding sequence ATGAGTTCAACAACTGCAACGAAGAACGGGAAGGAGCGTCGAGGAAGCTCGTTTCAATGGATATCCGGCATTGTTCTGGCCATTGGAGGCATCTTCTTCCTGCTGCCTTTCTTCTGGATGATCCTGTCTTCCTTCAAGCCGGAAAACGAGATCGCGAGTGTCCCGCCAACCCTGTGGCCCGAAACCTGGACGCTGCATAACTTCAAATATTTGTTCCAGAACATGAACTTCGACGTGTACTTGGTCAACACGCTGATTGTCGTTGCGTTCTCGTTCGTCGGCCTGTTTCTGAACGCGGTGGCGGGCTTCGGCTTCGCCAAATACGATTTCAAGGGCAGAAACGTGCTCTTCGTGCTTGTGCTGGCGACGATGATGATCCCCAGCCAGGTGACGATGATTCCGGTATATCTGATCCTCAATTCCCTTGGACTGACGAACACGATGATTGGGATCGTGCTTCCGGGCCTCGTCGGGGCTTTCGCGATTTTCCTGTTCCGCCAGTTTATGTCGACGATTCCGACGGAGCTGCTGGAAGCGACCCGTCTGGACGGCGCGAGCGAATATCGCATTTTCCTGCAAATCGTATTGCCGATCTCGAAGCCCATTATCGCGGTTCAAGCGATTCTCACGTTTATTGCCGGCTGGAACAGCTTTCTGTGGCCGCTCATTATCGCGAACGATGAGAAGCTGTATACCTTATCCGTCGGCTTGTCGCTTCTGAAAGGGCAATATGCCGGCAACTACGGCCTGCAGATGGCCGGCGCGGCGTTCATGGTCGTTCCCGTGATCATTTTGTTCACTTACTTCCAGAAGCATATTATTGAGAACTTCAGCATTTCCGGAATGAAATAA
- a CDS encoding sugar ABC transporter substrate-binding protein, giving the protein MKKTFKVMTALVLSAGLLVGCGSTNNNTSGGTNAGAGNEKVTLNVWGMGEEAKTLPKLADEFTKENPNITVKVQSLPWDQGHEKMLTAVASKKGPDVIQMGTSWIPEFADAGALADLTPYLSQYPELKQENFYPGAVESAKFGDKYVGSPWYVETRVLYYRTDLLKEVGYEAAPATWDELSDAAKKLAARGDGKYGISIDPKEQSLGFMFARQNGAEWFTPDGKPNFNDPKFVEAVTYLNSFYQNGSAPKDLGLDIIPAFKEGILPMFISGPWMIKLIKDQAPEIDGKWAMAVLPKKENNTSLLGGSNLSIFEYSKNKDAAAKFIAFMSKPETQIKWMEHTSSLPAVTSAWENDLLKNDPNYKVIGEQLNAAVPMPVIPEFARIGETYLKHFEVIYRNNADVKKEMDAFNDEVVKLMK; this is encoded by the coding sequence ATGAAAAAAACATTTAAAGTGATGACGGCCCTTGTGCTAAGCGCAGGATTGCTGGTGGGCTGCGGATCTACTAACAACAATACATCCGGCGGCACGAATGCAGGCGCGGGGAACGAGAAAGTAACCTTGAACGTATGGGGCATGGGCGAAGAAGCGAAGACGCTGCCGAAGCTCGCGGATGAATTCACGAAAGAAAATCCGAACATTACGGTTAAGGTTCAATCGCTGCCTTGGGATCAAGGCCATGAGAAGATGCTGACGGCTGTCGCATCCAAGAAAGGTCCGGACGTCATTCAGATGGGTACTTCCTGGATCCCGGAATTCGCTGATGCAGGTGCGCTTGCTGACTTGACGCCATACCTGTCGCAATATCCGGAGCTGAAGCAGGAGAACTTCTATCCGGGTGCGGTTGAAAGCGCGAAGTTCGGCGATAAGTATGTAGGCTCGCCTTGGTACGTTGAGACTCGCGTTCTTTATTACCGTACGGATCTGCTGAAAGAAGTGGGCTATGAAGCGGCTCCTGCAACATGGGACGAACTGTCCGATGCCGCTAAGAAGCTTGCTGCCCGCGGCGACGGCAAATACGGCATCAGCATTGACCCGAAAGAGCAATCCTTGGGCTTCATGTTCGCCCGTCAGAATGGCGCGGAATGGTTCACGCCAGACGGCAAGCCTAACTTCAACGACCCGAAATTCGTTGAAGCCGTAACATACCTCAACAGCTTCTACCAGAACGGCTCCGCTCCGAAGGATCTGGGACTTGATATTATCCCTGCTTTCAAAGAAGGCATTCTGCCTATGTTCATCAGCGGTCCGTGGATGATTAAACTGATCAAGGATCAAGCGCCTGAAATCGACGGCAAGTGGGCAATGGCCGTACTGCCGAAGAAAGAAAACAACACCTCGCTGCTTGGCGGCTCCAACCTGTCGATCTTCGAATACTCGAAGAATAAGGACGCTGCAGCGAAGTTCATCGCGTTCATGAGCAAGCCAGAAACGCAGATCAAGTGGATGGAGCATACAAGCTCCCTGCCGGCCGTAACTTCTGCATGGGAGAACGATCTGCTGAAGAATGACCCGAACTACAAAGTAATCGGCGAGCAGCTGAACGCAGCTGTACCTATGCCGGTCATTCCGGAATTTGCGCGTATCGGCGAAACCTACCTGAAGCACTTCGAAGTCATCTACCGCAACAACGCGGACGTGAAGAAAGAGATGGACGCTTTCAATGACGAAGTTGTCAAATTGATGAAGTAA
- a CDS encoding sulfatase family protein: MSSSDNKRPNILFIMSDDHASHAIGAYGSRINQTPHLDRLANEGMRFDNCFCTNSICAPSRASILTGTYNHINGVKTLGDDLDGRQVTFPKLLQADGYQTAMIGKWHLGHGGNYDPTGFDYWSVLPDQGDYRDPDFIEMGTVKKFNGYVTDIITDKSLDWIRNRDEERPFMLMCHHKAPHRHWEPDEKHMHLYEDIEIPEPVTFNDDYATRSQAAVQAKMRIDDLNDLDTKGPPPAGLSPEEIRKWKYQRYIKDYLRCIASIDDNVGRMLDYLDEAGLAEDTIVIYTSDQGFFLGDHGWFDKRFMYEESLRMPFLIRYPREIKPGSVSDTMILNADFAPTFLEYAGLPVHERMQGFSVRPLLNGMIPDGWRTSMYYRYWMHLDGCHEVYSHYGIRTHRYKLIYYYAQALGTTDSRDESCPPEWECFDLEQDPYELNNVYGLPEYADRIEDLKKQLEKLMEDVQDEYIH, encoded by the coding sequence ATGTCTTCTTCCGATAACAAGCGTCCTAACATTTTGTTTATCATGTCGGACGACCACGCTTCACATGCCATCGGAGCATACGGGAGCCGCATCAACCAAACGCCCCATCTGGACCGGCTAGCCAATGAAGGGATGCGCTTCGACAACTGCTTCTGCACGAATTCCATCTGTGCGCCAAGCAGAGCCTCGATTCTGACGGGGACCTATAACCATATTAATGGCGTCAAGACGCTCGGCGACGATCTGGACGGCCGTCAAGTGACGTTCCCGAAGCTGCTCCAAGCGGACGGCTACCAGACGGCGATGATCGGCAAATGGCATCTCGGACACGGCGGCAACTACGACCCGACGGGATTCGATTATTGGAGCGTGCTGCCGGATCAGGGCGATTACCGTGATCCCGATTTTATCGAGATGGGTACGGTGAAGAAATTCAACGGGTACGTTACGGACATTATTACGGATAAATCGCTGGATTGGATCCGGAACCGGGACGAGGAACGCCCGTTCATGCTGATGTGTCATCATAAGGCACCGCACCGCCATTGGGAGCCGGATGAGAAGCATATGCATCTCTATGAAGATATCGAGATTCCGGAGCCGGTCACGTTCAATGACGATTACGCCACGCGTTCGCAGGCGGCCGTCCAGGCGAAGATGCGCATTGACGATCTGAACGATCTGGATACGAAGGGCCCGCCGCCGGCAGGGTTGTCCCCCGAAGAGATCCGAAAGTGGAAGTATCAGCGGTATATCAAGGATTATCTCCGCTGCATCGCTTCCATTGACGATAACGTGGGCCGCATGCTGGATTATCTCGACGAAGCCGGGCTGGCGGAGGACACAATCGTAATCTATACGTCCGACCAAGGCTTCTTCCTCGGCGACCACGGCTGGTTCGACAAACGGTTCATGTACGAGGAATCGCTGCGGATGCCGTTCTTGATCCGTTACCCACGGGAAATCAAGCCTGGCAGCGTGAGCGATACGATGATCCTGAACGCGGACTTTGCCCCTACGTTCCTGGAATATGCCGGTTTGCCGGTCCATGAGCGGATGCAAGGCTTCAGCGTTCGGCCGCTGTTGAACGGCATGATCCCGGACGGATGGCGGACATCGATGTATTACCGGTATTGGATGCATCTGGACGGCTGCCATGAGGTTTATTCGCATTACGGCATTCGCACGCACCGGTATAAATTAATCTATTATTACGCACAGGCGCTGGGCACGACGGATTCACGCGACGAATCCTGCCCGCCGGAATGGGAATGCTTCGACCTGGAGCAGGATCCTTATGAGCTGAACAATGTGTACGGCCTCCCGGAATACGCAGATCGAATAGAAGACTTGAAGAAGCAGCTGGAAAAGCTGATGGAAGACGTCCAAGACGAATACATCCATTAA
- a CDS encoding LacI family DNA-binding transcriptional regulator — protein MVSIKDIAKHAGVSIATVSYALNGNPKVTEETRKKILTVAQELHYVPNAAARTLKKRKTKILGAFLTSFEGAFYGELLQGMKEEMGKRGYDLVICSGTQSHRMLREGFLDGAIILDRLFSDEELLFHATRGHKLVVLDRELSHPNIVQVLLDNKAGATFAVEYLLRHGHKKLYVVTGPTGSYDAEQRLQAARQTVERNGPLWYAEIPGNFDKESGAAAAQRIISEYSGPVAVFCLNDEMVIGMYRALKDTPYRIGEHIHVVGFDHIETADYIQPRLASIDYSKRRWGAVAAEQLLKLIEGLGSEHERIYVSLVEGESVKRS, from the coding sequence GTGGTAAGCATCAAAGACATTGCCAAGCACGCGGGGGTATCCATCGCAACCGTATCTTACGCGCTGAACGGAAATCCTAAGGTAACGGAAGAGACACGGAAGAAGATATTAACGGTTGCTCAAGAGCTCCATTACGTGCCGAATGCGGCTGCCAGAACATTGAAGAAGCGGAAGACCAAAATTCTCGGAGCTTTCCTGACATCCTTCGAAGGGGCTTTCTACGGAGAGCTTCTTCAAGGCATGAAAGAAGAGATGGGCAAACGAGGATATGACCTTGTCATCTGCAGCGGAACGCAGTCCCACCGGATGCTGCGGGAAGGCTTCCTGGATGGCGCGATTATTCTGGACCGGCTATTCTCGGACGAGGAGCTTCTTTTTCACGCAACCCGCGGCCATAAGCTGGTCGTGCTGGACCGCGAGCTGAGTCATCCCAACATCGTTCAGGTGCTTCTGGACAATAAAGCCGGAGCGACTTTTGCGGTGGAATATCTGCTGCGGCATGGCCATAAGAAGCTGTATGTCGTAACGGGGCCGACAGGCTCATACGACGCCGAGCAGCGGCTGCAGGCGGCGCGCCAGACGGTGGAGCGCAACGGCCCGCTCTGGTATGCCGAGATTCCCGGCAACTTCGACAAAGAGAGCGGCGCCGCCGCGGCGCAGCGCATCATCAGTGAATACAGCGGCCCGGTTGCCGTCTTCTGCCTGAACGACGAGATGGTGATCGGCATGTACCGCGCGCTGAAGGATACGCCGTACCGGATCGGCGAGCATATCCATGTAGTTGGGTTCGATCATATCGAAACCGCGGATTATATACAGCCGCGCCTGGCCTCTATTGATTATTCCAAAAGAAGATGGGGCGCGGTTGCGGCCGAGCAGCTGCTCAAGCTGATTGAAGGCCTCGGCTCCGAACATGAGCGTATCTACGTTTCCCTTGTCGAAGGGGAGTCTGTGAAACGCAGTTAA
- a CDS encoding GH36-type glycosyl hydrolase domain-containing protein, with amino-acid sequence MSTEQKLDAISVQADGLAFTFMESGDLRDIQFKGLMVNQVMSNPIDGSMNNLYLRVHQGERIISAPLLGVRSSSKMSVSERRIVWSGEALGVAYRVIFTLMPGLVWFWEVQLGGEGVQADVIYGQDMGLADKGAVRTNEAYMSQYVGHTAFSDEENGYAVCSRQNQPMSTGFPYLQQGSLTKATAYSTDGFQFFGLSYKETNVPEALGRKELDNTVYQYEFAYTALQSETVQLSGTSSFVFYGLLRPDHPAAVSELEFREEVLGAWEQAKAMDTGEGRPAGERIVLNERMGEPLRAETMTLADVEALFPVRQQEEWDGEELLSFFTGTYEHIVLKAKELRMERPNGHILMSGDNARLNDNVISSTNYMYGIFHSQITLGNTSFNKLMTNARNALNVLKTSGQRIYVEKEGQYRLLTMPSLYEIGFNYARWHYKLADDTLTVTAWTSVDSPELALEAVSKAGKKCRFLVTNQITMNDKEYELPYRMELDGSDLVFRAHAESMSVSAYPGLHFRVSVEGAAMSVRDEKALAAAAPAGSASLAVLELEPSDKWRMTVQGNLEETSHSNRPALERSAETEIERYRSFLSSVMNGFQLSHEAGNKAQELQKFNALAWWYTHNMLVHYSVPHGLEQYSGAAWGTRDVCQGPTEYFMATGNYDQVKEILKTVYTHQYKHDGNWPQWFMFDRYYRIQQEESHGDIIVWPLKVLSDYLRVTGDFSILQERVPYTAHGGELTEETYTVLDHARKELQYMKDHFLHGTNLSSYGDGDWDDTLQPANAKLKQYMISSWTVSLTYQVFSQLSGALSGQEELAELAAELKELAEGIKADFNRYLVKDGVISGFAYMEEPSSIELMLHPGDEKTGITYRLLPMTRSMIGELFDEEQAEAHYRLIKQELYCPDGVRLMNRPAEYAGGVSTRFKRAEQAANFGREVGLQYVHAHIRFIEAMAKLGKRDEVWQGLAMINPVGLRDVVPNADWRQSNAYFSSSDGKFADRYEAQEGFGKLRTGDVQVKGGWRIYSSGPGIYMNQLISNGLGIRQERGDLIIDPVLPADMDGLCFRFQWMGRDIQFRYAIGGDIVRSVTVNGESVQTAVNGNRYRHGGVRIEGGTLAELLKDGLNEVVIGME; translated from the coding sequence ATGAGTACAGAACAGAAATTGGATGCAATCTCCGTTCAGGCGGACGGGCTTGCCTTTACGTTCATGGAGAGCGGAGATTTACGGGATATACAGTTTAAAGGGTTAATGGTTAACCAGGTTATGTCCAACCCGATCGATGGATCGATGAACAATCTTTATCTGCGCGTGCATCAAGGGGAGCGGATTATATCCGCGCCTCTGCTGGGCGTGCGGTCAAGCAGCAAGATGAGCGTCTCGGAGCGGCGCATCGTATGGAGCGGGGAAGCTCTAGGCGTAGCTTATCGAGTCATCTTTACGCTTATGCCGGGACTGGTTTGGTTCTGGGAAGTACAGCTGGGCGGCGAAGGCGTTCAGGCCGATGTGATTTACGGCCAAGACATGGGACTCGCCGACAAAGGCGCGGTGCGCACGAATGAAGCGTACATGTCGCAATATGTGGGTCATACGGCGTTCAGCGACGAAGAGAACGGATATGCGGTCTGCTCGAGGCAAAATCAGCCGATGTCAACAGGTTTTCCGTACCTTCAGCAAGGCTCGTTGACCAAGGCGACCGCGTATTCGACGGATGGCTTCCAATTTTTCGGCCTCTCTTATAAGGAGACGAATGTGCCGGAAGCGCTTGGGCGGAAAGAACTGGACAATACCGTATACCAATATGAATTTGCCTATACGGCGCTTCAATCGGAGACGGTTCAGCTGAGTGGAACGTCTTCGTTTGTTTTCTACGGTTTGCTAAGGCCAGATCATCCGGCTGCGGTATCCGAGCTTGAGTTCCGGGAGGAAGTGCTTGGGGCTTGGGAGCAAGCGAAAGCGATGGATACCGGCGAAGGCCGTCCGGCAGGCGAGAGAATCGTACTGAATGAACGAATGGGCGAGCCCCTTCGCGCCGAAACGATGACGCTTGCCGACGTAGAAGCGTTATTCCCTGTGCGGCAGCAGGAAGAATGGGATGGCGAAGAGCTGCTCTCTTTCTTCACCGGGACGTATGAGCATATCGTGCTGAAGGCGAAGGAGCTTCGCATGGAACGGCCGAACGGCCACATTCTGATGAGCGGCGACAACGCGCGGTTGAACGATAACGTTATCTCTTCGACGAACTATATGTATGGGATCTTCCACTCGCAGATTACGCTGGGCAATACCTCCTTCAATAAATTAATGACGAATGCCCGCAACGCGCTGAACGTGCTGAAAACATCCGGGCAGCGGATCTATGTCGAGAAGGAAGGCCAATACCGCTTGCTTACAATGCCATCGCTGTACGAGATCGGGTTCAACTATGCCAGATGGCATTACAAGCTGGCAGACGATACGCTCACCGTTACGGCATGGACATCGGTGGATTCGCCGGAGCTTGCGCTTGAAGCCGTCTCGAAGGCGGGCAAGAAATGCCGCTTCCTCGTAACGAATCAGATCACGATGAACGACAAGGAATATGAGCTTCCGTATCGCATGGAGCTGGACGGCAGCGATCTGGTCTTCCGCGCCCATGCGGAATCCATGAGCGTGAGCGCTTATCCGGGGCTGCATTTCCGCGTTAGCGTTGAAGGCGCGGCAATGTCGGTACGGGATGAGAAGGCTCTGGCGGCTGCAGCGCCGGCAGGATCGGCGTCGCTTGCGGTGCTGGAATTGGAGCCGTCCGACAAGTGGCGGATGACGGTACAAGGCAACCTGGAGGAAACGTCTCATTCGAACCGGCCGGCTCTGGAACGTTCCGCCGAGACGGAGATTGAGCGCTACCGGTCCTTCTTGTCGTCCGTCATGAACGGGTTTCAATTGTCGCATGAAGCGGGAAACAAGGCGCAGGAGCTGCAGAAGTTTAATGCGCTCGCATGGTGGTATACCCATAACATGCTTGTTCACTATTCTGTACCGCATGGACTGGAACAATACAGCGGTGCGGCTTGGGGCACGCGCGACGTATGCCAAGGGCCGACGGAATATTTTATGGCGACGGGAAATTACGATCAAGTGAAGGAAATTCTGAAGACGGTCTACACCCATCAATATAAGCATGACGGCAATTGGCCGCAATGGTTCATGTTCGATCGGTATTACCGCATTCAGCAGGAGGAGAGCCACGGGGATATTATCGTATGGCCGCTGAAAGTGCTGAGCGATTATCTGCGGGTAACGGGCGACTTCTCGATCCTGCAGGAACGCGTGCCATATACCGCACATGGAGGCGAGCTGACGGAAGAGACGTATACCGTTCTCGACCATGCGCGCAAGGAATTGCAGTATATGAAGGATCATTTCCTTCACGGAACGAACCTGTCTTCCTATGGGGACGGCGACTGGGACGATACGCTGCAGCCGGCGAACGCCAAGCTGAAGCAATATATGATCAGCAGCTGGACAGTATCGCTCACGTACCAAGTGTTCTCCCAGTTATCCGGCGCATTGTCGGGCCAAGAGGAGCTTGCGGAACTGGCGGCAGAACTGAAGGAGCTGGCCGAGGGCATCAAGGCCGACTTCAACCGCTACTTGGTGAAGGACGGCGTCATATCGGGCTTTGCGTATATGGAGGAACCAAGCAGCATCGAGCTGATGCTTCATCCGGGCGACGAGAAGACGGGCATTACGTACCGACTGCTTCCGATGACGAGAAGCATGATCGGCGAACTGTTCGACGAGGAGCAAGCGGAGGCGCACTACCGTCTCATTAAGCAGGAGCTGTATTGCCCGGATGGCGTTCGCCTGATGAATCGTCCTGCGGAATATGCGGGCGGCGTCAGCACCCGGTTCAAACGCGCGGAACAAGCCGCGAACTTCGGCCGCGAGGTCGGCCTGCAGTATGTCCACGCGCATATCCGCTTCATCGAAGCCATGGCGAAGCTGGGCAAGCGGGATGAAGTGTGGCAAGGGCTGGCGATGATCAATCCCGTCGGCTTGCGCGATGTCGTCCCTAATGCGGACTGGCGCCAGAGCAACGCGTATTTCAGCAGCTCGGACGGCAAATTCGCGGACCGGTACGAGGCCCAGGAGGGCTTCGGCAAGCTGCGTACGGGCGACGTTCAGGTGAAAGGCGGCTGGCGCATCTATTCCAGCGGTCCCGGCATTTATATGAATCAGTTAATTTCGAACGGTCTGGGCATCCGTCAGGAACGCGGCGATCTGATCATCGACCCCGTGCTGCCTGCGGATATGGACGGGCTATGCTTCCGCTTCCAATGGATGGGACGGGATATCCAGTTCCGGTACGCGATTGGCGGCGATATCGTCCGCTCGGTAACCGTGAACGGAGAGTCCGTACAGACGGCGGTTAACGGGAACCGTTACCGCCACGGCGGCGTCCGCATCGAGGGCGGGACGCTTGCGGAACTCCTTAAGGATGGCCTGAACGAAGTCGTTATCGGGATGGAATAA